ggagtaaagctccgccCCATTCCAGTTTACCGTggtgcgcccccttttgtcccgggccaacttaaaaccaggataaaagggggtgcatggaaggtgaattctctactGGTGCAACTTGCCATAGAGAATGGAATCATGGACCACGATTGACTAATTTGGGCGAAGGGCAAAATCGCCATTTAGGAAGAAAAGCTAACGTCAGTCTCAGATGGGGTTCGAATGTAATAGAGGCGATGGCAATGGAACTCACTTTTTCAGTGGTGAATCAAGAATGATTGGACCGGAACCTACACGTACTTGCGTGACGAGCTCATAGCCACCAAGGGTGCGATTGATTGCCCGTTGCACCCCAAAACCAGGCTCCCCGCGTGCGACCTACTAACAACTAGTTACCTGGGCTGCCTCCTGGGCCTTGCCCGTGAGGTGCAAAAGGAGCCCTGGAGCTTGGCTCCCATCGTGCAGCCAAAACCATCATTTCCCCAGAGCCAGGCTCCTGGGGTGCGGTGGCGCGTGCGAGGGCGAGCGCGTGGCGGGAAAAATTGCATCCCTGCATGCACGTGGGAAGCTCTAGGGTTACCACCCCATTTCACGCCATTCGCCGGCCATAAATGGTCACCagtccccttccccctccctctTGCGCACTCTTCTTCTTCCGCTGACAGCTTGCAGGTGAGGATTCGCACCCTTCGTCTCCCCTTTCCTTGTGATTTTTGGATCTGCGAAGGCCTGATCTACCACCCTCCCACCTTTTCTTTGGTTTGCAAGGTGTAGTTCTTCACAGATCTATTGGGCAAGGTAAGTTTTTTGTGCACTTGTGTTCGGTTTTCATCAAGTTCGTAACCCTAGGGTTTGTCAAATCCCACTGAATCGTGTTATGTTCACGTGAAATACACAAGCCCCCACTAGATCTGAGTTCTTTACTTGTTCGTAGGTAAGAATCTTGAGTTTAGGGTTCGAACTTGTTGTATTTCAATTGGTTCTTGAGCGAAAGCAGTTTTTCTTTTGAGCAGGTTTGCAGATCTGAGTCCCCCTCCTCTGGATGCCACTGATCTGTTCATGGTTGTGACTGAGGCGAGGTTCTTCTTGGTGCTTCTATTGCGGTAAAATAAAGAAGCCGTTACCCCTCTTCCCAACCCCTCTGTCGACCCGTGGTTGCGCATGTCATCTTTATACGACGGTGTCGATGCTTACTATGTGATGAAAATGATGTTTACTAGTCAAGGTTGACAGTTCATCTTATTCTGAGCACACTTGCTCATGACAGTAATGCCTATCTATGGATCTAATCACACTTGTTCATGTCAATGATGCCTTCCTTTATCTTTAATATCGATCTGAGCATAGTTATCCATGTCAATATTGTTTGTTATATTGATTTGAGCATAGttgtccatgtcaatgatgCCTTTGTATTGATTTGAGCATTGTTGTCCATATCAATGCTATCTGCTATATTGATTCGAGCATAGTTGTCCATGTTAATGTTGCCTTTATATTGATCTGAGCATTGTTGTCCATGTCAATGCTGCTTGTTATATTGATTTGAGCATAGttgtccatgtcaatgatgCCTTTATATTGATCTGAGCATTGTTGTCCATGTCAATGTTGTTTGTTATATTGATTTGAGCATAAttgtccatgtcaatgatgCCTTTATATTGATCTGAGCATTGTTGTCCATGTCAATGATAAGTGCTTTCCATGTTATTTATATAGATGGCTCTTGAAGACAAGAGACACATGCTTATTGTTGATGCAGCTGCTTTAGTCACTGTCATGTATGCATTCTTCTTGAATAGGATGAGAATGGCTCAATGCTCACGTCCTCAGATTAGTTATGCCCCAATGTGTGCTATGGATGAGGAAAGACAAAAGAACTTGGATAAAATTTATAACTGTAATGACGTAGAGTGTGTAAACATGCTTCGCATGAGAAGAGCCCCTTTCTTTCGGCTATGTAATTTGCTTAGGGACATAGACTTTCTTAGAGACACCATACATAGTAGTGTAGAAGAGCAAGTTGCAATGTTTCTTCATATTGTTGGGCAAAGGTTTAGAGTTATCCACCAAAATTGGAGGAGATCTGTAGAGATAGTGAGTAGACATTTCAAGGAGGTATTGTATGCTATTGGTGAACTTAGGCATGATATGATTAAGTCTCCATCAAGTGAGACACCTCTTAAGATCACAAACAACTCAAGGTGGTACCCATATTTTAAGGTAACACAGGAGTAACCATATGAAACAAATGATGCATACTTGAGTGCAAATTTTGTAACAAAATATTGTTGGGTTTATGTAGGATTGTGTTGTGGCTATAGATGGCACTCGTATCTATGCTAGAGTCCCAGCCAAGATGCAATCAACATTTAGGGGTAGGAAACACTACACAATTCAAAATGTACTAGCTGCAGTGGACTTTGATTTGAAATTCACTTATGTGTTGGCTGGCTAGGAGGGTTCTGCATATGATGCCACCATTCTAGCTGATGCACTAGAGAGGGAGGATGGATTAAGGGTTCCACAAGGTAATGAACTAAATTGGTTCCATAAATTAAGTCAAAAACTAAATTATAGTAGGACTAATACCTGTTTGTAATTTTTCTAAGGAAATTCTATCTagtagatgctggatatgcatgTCATCCTGGATTCCTCCCTCCTTATGGAGGCACTAGATATCATCTTAATAAGTTTGGTGGTAGAAATTATCCAACCAATCCAAGAGAGTTGTTCAATTTGAGGCATTCAAGTCTGCGTGTTACGGTTGAGATGGCATTTGGGGCTTTAAAAAATCGATTCCGCATTATTGACAATAAACATTTTCATCCATTCAAGACACAATTCAAGTTGGTCCTTGCATGTTGCATTTTACACAATTGGATTCTTGGGCATGGTACTGATGAGGTTATTCCTCTTGAGTCCACTTGGGAGCCTAATTCTGGTCATGGCCATGGGGTCCCTATGGATGACAATGCAGCTTGGGCTACTGTTAGAGATGAATGGGCTAATCAAATGTGGGCAAACAGGGGTAATGCTCACTTGTAGATGCATGTACTGCACTTTATAATCTTGACAATGTATGCACTTTGTATCAGTTTatgtttgatttgatttgatctgAGACATTGGACAACTATGCAATGAtgattaattattttgtttctttgtttccttGAGACATTGGACAACTATGCAATTATGACttattctttttgtttctttgttacCTTGAGACATTGGATAATTATGCAATGATGTTTGGTTATTTTAATTACATGAGGCTTTGGGCATTATGCAATGATGTTTGGTTATTTTACTTACATGAGGCTTTGGGCATTATGCAATGATGTTTACTAGTTTTGTTCACTATTTCCTGAGGTAATGAGCAATATGCAATAATATTTTACTAGGAGATAGCACAAGAGAATAACTTTGACCTGGTGGAGGAACTTCAGGCTGCAGAGGTTGCTGCCAAGGCTGCTATCCAGCCTCCTGCTGGCCAGGCTGCCACAGGTGTTAGTGGCtaggctgcagctgctgctcgtGGCCAGGTTGGTGCTCAGGTTGGTGTTGGTGCTGGGCAGAAGCCCAGACCTGCTATGAGATGGACCAATGTCATGTCTACATTTGTGCTTCGCCGCTTCTGCCAGCTGATCTCTACTGGTGTGAGAACTAACAAGGGGTTTAAGGAAGTGCACTTGAACCAAGTTGCCAAGGCTATGAATGAGTTCTCAGGCAATGAGGTGACAGGGACCCATGTGTACAACCATTTGAGGAAGTGGAGGCAGAGGTAGGTCAGGGTAATCAAGCTGAGAGAACTAAGTGGTGCtttgtgggatgaggacaactTCATGATCACTTTGGAGGAAGAGCACTACAAGGGCCATATCAAGGTtagtttcctttcttcttcagtTTTATTGCTTCCATAAGTTCATGATGACAATATATGCTAACCCTACTTTTGTTTGGATTTCAGGCACACCCAAAGGATGCTGAGCTGTTGAACAAGCCTACAGAGAACTACCAGCAGATGCAGATCATATTTGGGAATGGACTGGCTAAAAGGAAGTTTGCTATGGGCTCCTGTGAATCTTTGGGCTCCCCTTCTGACTTTGCTGATTTAGAACCTGACCACATGAAggttgatgatgtggcaaggGTCTGATACaagcaacaagaagaagaggtcCATGCTTAGTGAGGGGGACATTTTGGTGATGACTGGGATGACTAATGCTGTCAACAATGTTGCCAATGCCATTCTGCAGACCAAGGTTGAGAATGTACACCCAGATCTCTATGATACTGTCATGTTCATGCCTGGATTCACTGATGAAGCACTCATGGCTTTTTATGAGCACGTGCTTGGCAACAAGGCTCATGGTACTGTATTTGTGAAGGTGAATGCTTCTCACTAAGTGCTGTGGATGAGGACCTACTTGGCCAAGCACTACTACGTGCAGTGAGCCTCCTGATCATGCAAAGGTCTACTTTTGTGCAGTGACCATTCTTTTGTGCAATGACTGCTGATCAGATGGTGGCTTTTTTCTACAGTGAGCCTCCTAATCTGCTAGTGCATTCTTTTGTGCAGTCAACCTTCTCCTGAGCAGTGAGCAATTGGTCTGTTGATAGCTTGTGCTAGACTATTTGTATTAGTAACTCAACTATGGGTTACCTGATGTGATGACAATATGTTGATGTGGTTGttctgagcatatgcccattgccaatgatgattcaTGACTAGTCTACATTTCTGTCATTTTGCTCGTTGCTTTCATTTCATTCCTATTCTGAGCATATTTTGCCAATGATGCTTGTGGTCAGTTGCCAATGATGAGCTTACATGTCTACATTTCTATCATTTTGCTTGTTGCTTTCATGTCATTCCTATTCTGAGCATATGCCTATTGCCAATGATGCTTGTGTTTACATGGTTATCTTATTGTGGTCAGTTGTATTGATCTGAGCAACTTGTGTGTACACGGTTATCCTATTCTGAGCATATGTCCATTGCCAATGATGCGTGTGGTCAGTTGCCAATGATGAGCTTACATGTCCATTTCTATCAACCTGTATTGATCTTTAAGTTCACTATTTGTCAACTCCTTTTTTTGACCAATGATACTTTCTTTTGCCTCTTTACTCAGCAGGAATGTCTCGGTATGTTGTCACTGTTGGTCGTCAAACTTGAGTTTTCTCCAGCTGGGAGGCTTGCCATGATCAAGTCAATGGCTTCATGGGAGCGTGCTACAAGAAGTACAGGACAAAAGAAGAAGCGATGCATGCATTTTATGGTGCAAAATTTGAAGCTACAGAGGTACCTGCTATAGCTCAACCTAAGATCAAGAAAGCTACATGGGACTGTATAGATGTCATGATGTTATTAGAGGCTTTAGTTATCTTAGTTCAAGCTATAATAATTGTGGTTTTAGTTTCAAAATCTATGTAATTTTACATTAGTCACAAACTGTAATTTCATCCAATGAAACACCCGGTGGTAACTACACCTATTGAATGCAAGAGGTGACTGTATCAGGATGCATGCGACCAACCAAACAAACTCAACTTGCATCTCATTTTTAAATTCTGCGTTCATACGTGCAACCAATCACCGTCTCATCGCAACTTGACTTAACTGAACCAAGCAATCAAACACGGAGCATTTGCACCCACACAACCTAGCTCCGGCCGATCTGGTTCCTGGTGCGAGCCAAGCTCCCAGGGAAGAGAAGCCTTAATGAGAGTGGCCAAAATGGGGTGGGGTGGGTATGACATGCAGCCGAATCCAGCAAGTTACCGTTGCCACTGGCTCCCTGCCAAGCGCGGACGCGGAGCTATATGCCACAGCTCCGACTACGAGACGGGCTCGCCATGGAGTGATGGACTGCAGTTCTTGCTTTTAGCTAGAGTGACTGACCGAGTGATCGATTCACGTCCAAGTCCAATGATCATGGCGCATGTAACCATGTTCTAGCAGCGAGATGCAGTACGATGCAGCGCCATTGCCGGGACATCGATCTGACgcacgcccgcccgcccgccacaCAACGCGACATCCGAAGACAGCTGTGCGCCGAATTTTAGCATGCGAATCGAGAAGGTGAGCCTATACCAATAATGGACTAGTTTATTGCTCCCAAACCCCCCCCTGGATTAAGATAGGATTAACCTGGCAGGGACGGCGGCAGCAGAGGAAGTTAGATGCGCATGGTGACAACACTATGAATTTGGGGCAAGTTTACCAAGCAGTTTTAGGCTGCTTCCACTCCACGCCACGCTGGAAGCACTCAATTCCAGCTGcaactacgccgccgccgctaatTACTGCCACTGCTCTAACGAGTACAGGGGATACAACCTAGAAcatgttacatcggatgttccatgctaattagagtattaaatataagttaattataaaactaattgtacagatagagtctaattcgcaagacgaatctattaaacctaatcagtccatgatttgacaatatggtgctacagtaactatttactaataatggattaattaagcttaatggattcgtctcgcgaattagcacagggttctgcatttagttttataattagctcatgtttaatccttctaattagcatccgaacattcgatatgacactgctaaagtttagcacctattattcaaacaccccctaagtaaaACCAGTCATATCGAGTCCTTAGCTCTATTTAATTCGAGTTTTTGGATGTCCATCCTCTTTCCTTCAACCTTTTCTCTCGACAtttcttcccttcctcctcattTACAATGGTGCAGTGGTGATGTGCCTGCCACTCTGCCAGAGACTATGACTATGACTAGGGTCATGTTTTCGCCAGAAGTGCCTTCATTCTTGATGGCGAGCGAAAACATGTATTCTTCGCGTTGATAATCTTAACCCTATCCACAATATTTCCATATCTAATTTTAATTTATAGTATGAATTTGACTGGTACTAATCTTTATATGCCTATAAAAACGGCCTATTCGGTCGATGAGCAGAGCCACCGAATTCTAGCACTAATCTTTCTCGTACCTCCTAAACATCAAATCAAATCATTTCATTTCTTCTTTCTCGGCTGCTCTCCCGCCTCTCGTCCACCGTTCGGTCCCAGACTCCCAGTGACATTACGGTCGAGTTTACCACCCACGATGAGTATGTGCATCGTCTGTGTTCACACGAGTTGGCTGAAACTCATGATGAGTGAAAAAGAATAGGAGGTTGGTATAAATTTAGATCACTTGAAACTTGGCAAGTTCTCCGTTGACTTGACGGTAATCACTGCAACATGCTGAGGTAAGCTTTCCAGGGAACGAGTAATTACgcacaaacaaagaaaaaaaagaagttgaTAGTTCAATCCTAGGACCGttgggcgtttggttcctttgcttatttttaagcaagtgtcacatcaatatttagatactaattaggagtattaaacgtaggctatttacaaaacccattacataagtggaggctaaacagcgagacgaacctattaagtctaattaatccatcattagcaaatgtttactgtagcaacgcattgtcaaatcatgaactaattaagcttaatagattcgtctcgccgtttagcctccacttatgtaatcggttttgtaaatagtctacgtttaatactcttaattagtatctaaacattcgatttGACAGATGcttaaaataagcaaacgaaccaaaccaggcctccTCACTGTTCGGTGCAAGGCCCCACGCCTACAGGCCCACTGACccagagagagaagagagagagagagacagagcaCTGCCTCTTCACTCATCCAGTCAGTTGCTCGCACACATACAAGCAAACCTCTCTCTCCTCACTCAtcgccttcctccctcccccttcGTCGTCTTCAATTCCTCCCCAATTCGCCCCGCATTCCCCTTCTGCTCGTGCTTCCAGCTCGCCGATCGATCTCCTTCCCCATTTGGCCCTCCCCGGTGCGAAACCTACCCAGCCAGCGAACCGCCCACCCCACCTGCTCCCCAGGAAACGCGGACAAAGTGGGCGGGCAGGCTTCCAAgaaccgccgccgcgcacgtTCTCCTGCTCCGCTCCGTGCGCCTCACCTCCTTCCAGCGACCGAGGAGCGTCGCGGATCGAGGCGCCAAGGACCGGATCGGCGGGCCGATGAAGCCCGCCGCCAGgaaggacgccggcgccgccgccggcgtggccgcaTTCGGCGTCTCCTGCTTCGACATCAAGTCCTTCGTCGCCTCCCTCGCGCTGCTCACGCTCGTCATGGCGCTCTGGCAGCTCCACCCGTACCAGCCGCTCCTCTCCACCTCCCGTTCCTCCTCCTGCCCCCTCCTCCCCAGCCAGCCCATCTCAGcatcctcccgcgccgccaccgccgcagcatTGCCCACCGCCAACTCCACCACCGCTGACGCCGCTGACACCAAGACGGCCCCTTCGACCGTTCCCGCCGCCACGGCGACGAAGCCGGATGCGGCCGTGCTGCCGGCGGCCCGGCCGCGGGACCCCAACAAGCGGGACCTCCGGCCGtacggcagcgcggcggcgctaTTCGTCCAGATGGGCGCGTACCGGGGTGGGCCTCGCACCTTCGCCGTCGTCGGGCTCGCCTCCAAGCCGGCGCACGTCTTCGGCACCCCCTACTTCAAGTGCGAGTGGGTGCCCAACCTGgacccgtcgtcgccggcgccgccgcggcccgtcCGGACCAAGGCCTACAAGATGCTCCCGGACTGGGGGTACGGCCGCATCtacaccgtcgtcgtcgtcaactGCACATTCCCCACCAACCCCAACGCCGGCAACCGCGGCGGGAAGCTTCTCGTCCACGCCTACTACTCCACTGCCTCCCGCCGCTACGAGCGCTTCGTCGCGCTCGAGGAGGTGCCGGGCTCCTACGACGAGTCCCGCTTCCGGCCGCCATTCCCCTACGAGTACCTCTACTGCGGCTCCTCGCTCTACGGCAACCTCAGCGCCGCCCGCATGAGGGAGTGGCTCGCCTACCATGCCCATTTCTTTGGGCCCAGCTCGCACTTCGTGCTCCATGACGCCGGCGGCGTCAGCCCGGAGGTCCGGGCGGTGCTCGATCCATGGGTCAGGGCCGGCCGGGTCACAGTCCAGGACATCCGGGCGCAGGCGGAGTACGACGGCTACTATTACAACCAGTTCTTGGTGGTAAATGACTGCCTCCACCGGTACCGGCACGCCGCGAATTGGACCTTCTTCTTCGACGTCGACGAGTACATCTACCTCCCCGACGGCCGGACGCTGCAGGAGGTGCTCGGGCAGCTGGAGCGCTACACGCAGTTTACCATTGAGCAGAATCCCATGTCTAGCAAGCTCTGCGTGGAGGATCCAAACAAGGAATACTCGAGGTGTGCTTTTCTGTCCCAATTGGCATTTCTTTATGTTGAATTGTTGATTGTTGATGCAATTGTTTATGCCATCCCTACTTCTGTCGGAATCTCTCCTAGATTCACGCAGTATACAATACTTCGCATTGTTTTTTCTGAAGAGTGCAATGCATCTCCAGTCATTGTCAATTTGTTACTTATCAGATCCACTTGCTTCAATTTGCTAGGACATGAGTCAACACCTAGTAGTTTTTGTTTATGCGTTAGGTTGTTTGGGCGGTGTGACTGTTTCGCTGCCCGGTAAGGTTGATGGCAGTTTTACCTGGTCCATTCCCATGGGATGTTTGTTGGGTTTCCCGAACTAAATTTATGCATATGGCAAATATAATTCCTCACTAGCCTTCCGCCATGGAGTTAAATGGTCccttttttgttcttttaagGAGTCTTATGTCCAGCAATGCTATCAGTGGATTTCACATAGCTTAGAGGAATTCTATATGCAAGTCAGATTAGCAAGTGCCTGTAACCGAGATTTCAAATATGCCATTTCTTAAGATTGAGTGTGTGGTTTTCTATGTGATTGCTATAACTTTGATTTTGCAGTTCAGCTCTTGTATGTTCTCTGTTGAAGTTCTGTTCAGAACAGAAATTTATTTTGGTGACTGATGATGTGAAATTATTTGGTTTCATATTGTCCAATTCTACCTGTCTTTAGAGTAGTTTCTTTTAGCATTTATTATGTTTTTTTCCACTGTGTTGAAACTCAAGTTCTGGTACGCCTACTGGCATATGTATGAACTGCTCTTGCACACGTTTCAGAAATCAGTACTCCACAGCATGTCAGTGACTATATGTGTAAAAAAGAAAGCCATGTTGGAATCGCttagcctgttcgcttcagcttatcagccaccgaacagtatttttctctcacaaccaatcaaccgtttcagcttttcaaccggcttataagtccagccgaacaggcccgCTGTGTGAAATGGCAAATGACAGAGCCAGACATAATGTGGCCCCCACTATCTAGCTGCAGATAGCAAGTCAATTGAAGATAATCTACTTTTCAGAAAAACAAATTGAAGAGAATCATTATTTTGCATGAAGGGTTTAGGGAAATCACTTTACCAGAATACCACTCTCCCTGCTACACTAGTCTAATGGCAATAGTTATCGGTTCATGAAGCCCATATATTTATCCTTTACTTTTCATATCTTCCTCTGCTATTTCAAACTGGTTGGCGGTCAGGGTCTGTTTGTGGTTGGTGTGCTTTGAAATCTAGTTAGTTCTATGAATGTTTGCCAATTCTAGAGTGGTTTTTGTTGTTGCTGATCATAAAAATATGCTCACAATTAACAACTGCACCCAAAAATAGAAATAAATAAGGGCATTCAGAAAGCACCTCAATGCCAAAAGGAACCTTTATGTTGACACAATGTACTGCCAGGTGCCAGCCCTCTTGGTACTTTGCGGTTTTCATTTTATCGGCAAATCTTGAGTGCATCATTTTTTGACCACTGTGCCACAGCGCTTATTACCCTGTATTTTGGCTTTTATCTACTGTGGTTGATACATTGTCACGCTGACTGTTTTACTACAAAGTCAACACAGATGTTGGATGCTGATTCATTTTATGTCATTGAATATTCAGGGAATGGGGTTTTGAGAAACTTGTCTTCCGTAATTCTATTACTGGAGTCAGGCGAGATCGCAAATACGCAATCCAAGCTCGAAACGCATACTCCACAGGTGTGCACATGTCGCAAAATGTAATTGGGAGGACAAGCCACAAGACGGAAAGGTTGATCCGATACTACCACTATCACAACTCGATCAACGTCATGGGGGAACCCTGCAGGGAATTTGTGCAAAAACCGACTAACGGGAGCAAGGTAATGTTTGAGGGAATACCATATGTCTACGATGACAACATGAAACGTCTAACAGGGGAAATTAAGCGTTTCGAGGAAGAGACAATCGGGGCCATCCATACATAGCACTTGTGCATGAACACCGCCGGTACATATACAGTTCTATTATTTAGGATACCTTGAGCCTTTGTCCATGCACTCCCCATGGTTCCCATCTTGTGTGCTTTGAGCTGCTATTCCAACAAATAGAGGGAAAGAATCTGATTTCAGGGTTGAATTAGTGTAAAGTTTTGGTTTTCCTCATCCTCCGTTCCGTTGGGCTCAATGCTTTTCTTCTGTCTTTGATGTTGTTTTCCATATCTCTTTATAGATTTGTGTAGACTGACAGTGTTGGGCTTTATCAGATTCTTCTGAACTCCTATAGGGGGCAGTGTAATGTGACTGATTATTTAACTTATCTCCCTGTATGAATGGACTGTTTCTTCCCAAACTGCAGCGCCAGTTCTCATGACTTTTGTAAGGCTTTGGCAGTGGAGCATAAAGGTTCCTTGCAATGGATCTTCTCTGTCATGTACTCCTGCCAGAAAAAAAGTGTGCGGAGTCATGGTGAAGCAGCAAGGACACTAAAAACTGACCGAGGTGAAAGAGGGAAATCTGTTGGGATTGAGTGCAAGATCTGGTCTGTTTGATGCGTGGGTGGTGTGGGATGGGTTAGGCATGGGGTTGCCTTCACTAGCTGTGTCCATTATGGCATGGATTCTGCCGAGAAGCTGATGGTGAAGGGAGAACAGAATAGAAGGATGCTGACACCTGGGGATGGATACAGATCGATGCAGCCACACAAGGGACACTGCTGCATGTGCTCGGTGCCACACTACAACGAGTGGTGTTTGTGTTTGCTGAACTTTTGACATGCCGGCCCACTGGTGCTCGTGTCAGGATGCATGACCATTGCCAAAGTTTCTCTTTCTTTCAGTGTCTAATTTCAGCTCGCGTGTGTGTGGCGCCGAGGATAATACAGACGGACAATGCTGGCCACACGGTGTTATGGATAAGTAGGCAGGGAGGCGCGCGTTAGCGCGTGCAGGTGTAGCCTATGGGTCCCTTTGGTTCAGCCGTGAAGGTGCTTGTCCttaaaaaagtcaaaagctAAATCAAAGATATGGGCTTCCAACCATATACTTCCATAAAAGCAGCTTTGCTCTAGTTCATTTTCCACAGTCACTTTTGGACGAACGTTCCAAGAAAATTACCTGCCTTGCCACCGCTTATGGGCGTACCGGTTCGTTCTTCCTCCTCTCACTCACTCCGCCCaacgcctcctcctgctgcacGCCGCTAGGGTTCCGCACCCGCCCTCCGGCGGAGGTCCGGCCCTGCCCTCCaacggcggcgcccctcctccgcctcccctcaaGTAGGCGGCGACGCTCCACCCACGGAATcgagccggcggcgcccctcctcctcc
Above is a genomic segment from Setaria viridis chromosome 4, Setaria_viridis_v4.0, whole genome shotgun sequence containing:
- the LOC117854111 gene encoding galactan beta-1,4-galactosyltransferase GALS1; amino-acid sequence: MKPAARKDAGAAAGVAAFGVSCFDIKSFVASLALLTLVMALWQLHPYQPLLSTSRSSSCPLLPSQPISASSRAATAAALPTANSTTADAADTKTAPSTVPAATATKPDAAVLPAARPRDPNKRDLRPYGSAAALFVQMGAYRGGPRTFAVVGLASKPAHVFGTPYFKCEWVPNLDPSSPAPPRPVRTKAYKMLPDWGYGRIYTVVVVNCTFPTNPNAGNRGGKLLVHAYYSTASRRYERFVALEEVPGSYDESRFRPPFPYEYLYCGSSLYGNLSAARMREWLAYHAHFFGPSSHFVLHDAGGVSPEVRAVLDPWVRAGRVTVQDIRAQAEYDGYYYNQFLVVNDCLHRYRHAANWTFFFDVDEYIYLPDGRTLQEVLGQLERYTQFTIEQNPMSSKLCVEDPNKEYSREWGFEKLVFRNSITGVRRDRKYAIQARNAYSTGVHMSQNVIGRTSHKTERLIRYYHYHNSINVMGEPCREFVQKPTNGSKVMFEGIPYVYDDNMKRLTGEIKRFEEETIGAIHT